AAGCGGACTCCGCCGCTGCCTTGGCGGAAGCGGCCCCTGACCCTTCACCAATGGCTTATCGACTAAGAGGTCGCAGGGAGCAGCCCGTTCCAGATTCAACCACTTTGCCCCTCCGAACTGGACTGAACGGCCAACCTCAGTATTGGCCATTCTCAGCATCGGACCTCTATaactggaaaaataataatccttcTTTTTCTGCAGACCCCGTGAGGCTGACATCTCTCATAGAGTCGGTACTCACGACTCACCAACCCACCTGGGATGATTGTCAGCAGCTTTTGCAGGTCCTCTTAACCTCGGAGGAGAAACAGCGCGTGCTACTAGAAGCACGAAAAAATGTCCCAGGAGTAAACGGGCAGCCCACCCAGCTACCCAATGAAATTGATGCGGCTTGCCCTCTTGAAAGACCTGAATGGGATTTTACCACCGAAGCAGGTAGGACCCACCTGCGTCTCTATCGCCAGTTGCTGGTAGCGGGACTCCGGGGGGCAGGACGCAGACCCACTAATTTGGCCCAGGTGAAGCAGATAATACAGGGTGCGGAGGAATCACCTGCCGCTTTTCTAGAGAGATTGAAAGAAGCGTACAGGATGTATACTCCCTATAATCCGGAAGATCCAGGTCAGGCCACCAACGTTTCTATGTCCTTTATTTGGCAATCAGCCCCGGACATAAGAAACAAGCTTCAAAGGCTAGAAAATCTACAGGGATATACACTCCAAGATTTGTTGAAGGAAGCAGAACGTATTTTTAATAAGagggaaacacagacagaaagagaagaacgttggaggaaggaaacccaggagagagaggaaagactaAGACAGGAAGCTGAGGAAAAAGAGGTTGCGAGAGACCGTAAGCGGAATAAAGAAATGAGCAGGTTATTGGCCACAGTAGTGACAGgccagagacagaatagacagagggATGACAGAAGGGGGCCCCACCTGGACAGGGACCAATGTGCTTACTGTAAAGAAAAAGGACATTGGGCAAGAGAATGCCCTAAGAACCCCCGGGCCAAGCTTCCACCGCCAAGGGTTTCTGACCTCCTGAACCTAGAAGATTAGAGGAGTCGGGGCCAGGAGCCCCCCCCTGAGCCCAGGATAACACTGCAAGTCGGGGGGCATCCGGTCACCTTCCTAGTCGATACAGGGGCACAACATTCCGTTCTGAATCGGTCACCCGGACCCCTGAGTCACCGGACTGCATGGGTACAGGGAGCTACAGGCGGAAAGCAGTACCATTGGACTACAAATCGGCAGCTCCAGCTCGCGACCGGTAAGGTTATGCATTCTTTCCTCCATGTGCCAGATTGCCCCTACCCCTTACTAGGACGGGACCTATTGACCAAATTAAAAGCTCAAATACACTTTGAGAGGTCAGAAGTCAAAGTCACAGGGCCAGAGGGAATTCCCCTTACCATCTTGACAATGTCCATAGAAGATGAATATAGACTCCATGAAAAGAGGACTAATTCGAACAATCAGGAAACCCTTGATCACTGGCTTGCGGAATTTCCCCAAGCCTGggctgaaacaggaggaatgGGCCTTGCCATTAACCAGGCCCCAATTATAGTAACCTTAAAAGCTGCCATCCTTCCTGCATCCGTCAGACAGTATCCAATGCCTAAAGAAGCCCGCGAAGGAATTCGGCCACATATTAAAAGGTTACTTGAACAAGGGATTCTGGTGCCCTGTAAATCTCCTTGGAATACACCCTTGCTACCCGTTAGGAAGCCGGGAACTAATGACTACCGGCCAGTGCAGGACCTGAGAGAAGTCAATAAAAGGATAGAGGACATACACCCTACTGTCCCCAACCCTTACAATTTGCTGAGTGGATTGCCACCTAACTATACCTGGTACACAGTCTTAGATCTTAAAGACGCTTTCTTCTGCCTCCGCCTGCATCCCACCAGCCAGCCTATATTTGCCTTTGAATGGCAGGACGCGGCCCTTGGAATCTCTGGGCAGCTGACTTGGACTAGGCTACCTCAAGGGTTTAAGAACAGCCCTACCCTTTTTGATGAAGCTTTACATCAGGACCTGGCAGAATTCCGGGTTAGGTACCCCGCTCTAATCCTCTTACAATATGTAGATGACATTCTCCTGGCAGCCAAAACCAAAGGGGAATGCAAGGAAGGCACTCAAGCCCTCCTCCAGACTCTTGGGAGCCTAGGGTACCGGGCATCCGCCAAGAAGGCCCAGATATGTCAGAAACAGGTGACCTATTTAGGATACAAGATAAAGGATGGACGTCGATGGCTAACGGAAGCCCGTATGCGAGCCATCTTAGACATTCCCACCCCACAAAATCCCCGCCAACTGAGAGAGTTCTTGGGAACGGCAGGCTTCTGCCACCTATGGATCCCTGGGTTTGCCGAAATGGCGGCTCCCCTCTACCCCCTCACTCGGCCAGGGGTTGCTTTTAAATGGGAAGAGCCCCAAAAGAAAGCCTTCACCGACATCAAAAAGGCTCTCCTTGAATCACCAGCCCTGGGTCTACCGGACTTAGCTAAGCCATTTGAactttttatagatgagaaagagGGCTATGCTAAGGGAGTCCTCACCCAAAAACTGGGGCCTTGGAGAAGGCCCACTGCATACCTCTCCAAGAAATTGGATCCTGTGGCATCGGGATGGCCACCCTGCCTTCGAATGATTGCCGCTATAGCCCTGCTGGTAAAAGATTCTCACAAGCTAACCTTGGGGCAGCCTTTGACCATACATGCCCCTCATGCAGTAGAGGCAGTCATCAGACAGCCTCCAGACAGATGGCTTACTAATGCCCGAATGACTCATTACCAGACTATGCTGTTAGACAAAGACCGGGTCCACTTCGGGCCTTTGGTGACTCTGAACCCAGCCACCCtgctccccctccctggggagcccgAGGCTCATGATTGCTTACAGGTATTGGCCGAGGCCCATGGAGCGAGATCCGACCTGACTGACCAGCCTCTACCTAGCCCGGACCACATCTGGTTCACGGATGGAAGCAGCTTTTTGCATCAAGGAGAACGAAGGGCGGGCGCGGCAGTCACCACAGAGAATCAGGTCGTCTGGGCCCAGGCACTCCCCCCTGGAACTTCCGCACAGAGGGCAGAACTCATAGCACTCACGCAGGCTCTAAAATTGGCAGAAGGTAAGAGGCTCACCGTGTATACAGACAGTCGTTATGCCTTCGCCACTGCCCATATACATGGAGAAATTTACAGACGGAGGGGGCTGCTTACCTCCGAAgggaaagacattaaaaataaggagGAAATCCTCGCTCTCTTAAGGGCTCTTCATCTGCCCGCTGCCTTAAGTATCATACATTGCCCTGGACACCAAAAAGGGGATTCTTTCGAAGCAAGGGGCAATCGAAGGGCAGACTTGGCTGCCCGAGAGGCGGCCCTGACCACAGACACCACTAACCTCCTGGCTCTAGAGCCCACCAACGACCATCCCTTCCCCTCATGGGACTATGAACAAAGAGACATCCAAACCCTAGAGAAATTGGGAGCCACAAAGGAACCAAACGGGGATTGGACTTATGAAGGAAAGACTGTCATCCCCTACCGGGTAACCAAGTACCTAGTGACATTTTTACATAAGATGACACATCTGAGCTCCAAGAAGATGCGGGAGCTCCTCGAACGAGAAGAGGAATTCAATTTCCTTTTGGGGAAGAACGATATTCTAAAACAGGTAACTGAGCAATGTGATGCGTGCGCCCGAGTCAACGCATCCAGACTGAAGCTTCCTCCCGGGAACCGGGTCAGAGGCTACCGGCCCGGAACACATTGGGAGATAGATTTCACTGAGATTAAACCAGGAAAATATGGATACAAGTATCTATTAATTTTTGTAGACACCTTTTCAGGATGGGTTGAAGCCTTCCCTACTAAACATGAAACAGCCAAGATCGTTACTAAGAAATTGCTTGAAGAAATCTTTCCCCGTTATGGGATGCCTCAGGTATTGGGAACAGACAATGGGCCCGCCTTCGTCTCCCAGGTAAGTCAGTCAGTGGCCACCTTGTTGGGGATTgattggaaattacattgtgcttATAGACCCCAAAGTTCAGGACAGGTAGAAAGGATGAATAGAACAATCAAGGAGACTTTAACAAAATTGTCGCTTGCAACTGGCACTAGAGACTGGGTCCTCCTACTCCCCCTAGCACTCTACCGCGCTCGTAATACCCCTGGACCACATGGGCTCACACCCTTTGAGATCCTGTATGGAGTACCTACTCCTATCATTAACTTTCTTGATCAAGATGTCTCAGATTTTGCTAACTCCCCTTCTCTCCAAGCTCATTTACAGGCCCTCCAACTAGTACAACGGGAGGTCTGGAAACCCCTTGCTCAAGCTTATAAAGACCAGAGGGACCATCCCACCATCCCCCATTCCTACCAGATCGGGGACACTGTTTGGGTCCGGCGTCACCAGGCCAAGAACCTTGAACCCCGCTGGAAGGGACCCTACATCGTTTTGCTTACCACTCCCACCGCACTCAAGGTAGACGGCATTGCAGCTTGGATACATGCTTCACATGTAAAGCCAGCCCGACCCACCGATTCAGCCACTGCATCAGAATGGACCGCACACCGCACTCAAAATCCTTTAAAGATAAGACTCTCTCGTACACCCTCCTGTTGATTGGTTGTCTGTTTACCCCCCATGTAGCAACTAACCCCCACAGGGTTTATAATATCACCTGGAAAATAGCCAATCTAGGGACCGGGGAAATAGCCAACCTCAGCACTTATATAGGGACTCTACATGATGGGTTCCCTCCTCTCTATGTCGACCTATGTGACTTAGTAGGGTCTGATTGGGATCCCTCTGACCAGGAACCATTCCCAGGGTACGGATGCCACCACCCTGGGGGAAGGATAGGAACAAGAAGCAAGGATTTTTATGTTTGCCCCGGCCATAAACCAACTCATGGCTGCGGGGGGCCGCAGGAAGGGTACTGTGCAAGATGGGGATGTGAAACCACAGGGGAGGCTTACTGGAAACCCTCTTCCTCTTGGGATTTCATCACTCTCAAACGGAGGGAGATCCCAGGGTACGCAGGGAAAGGACCATGGAGATGTGGGCAAAGAGCCTGCGGACCTTGTTATGATAGTGCCGGAGGGGGAGGTTTTCAAGGCGCCACCCCCGGAGGAAAATGCAACCCTCTCATCCTAAGGTTCACAGATGCTGGAAAAAGAACTACTTGGGATAGTCCTAAGGTCTGGGGACTCAGGCTGCACCGAACAGGGAAAGATCCGGTGACTTTATTCTCCCTGTACAGACAAATTACTCCCCTAAGCCAACAATCAGTCGGGCCAAACATAGTAATAGCGGACCAGAGATCCCCAACCCATTTTCAAGTCCCTAAACCCCCTACCGTTCCTAAAGCTATCACTCCTACACCAGGTGCTGTcaccttctcccccaccccagatgCCCTAAACATCGAGATAACCAGAGACCCTCCAGGTACCAGAGATAGATTATTACAATTAATCCAAGGAGTTTACCAAGCCTTAAATTTTTCAGACCCCAACAAGACTCAGGAATGCTGGTTATGCCTAGTTTCCCGGCCCCCATATTATGAAGGCGTGGCAATACTGGGCAACTACTCCAACCAGACCTCAGCACCTACCAGTTGCGGAGCTGCTATGCAGCACAAGCTCACAATATCTGAGGTCTCAGGAAAGGGGCTATGCATAGGCAGGATTCCTTCCTCACATCAAGAATTATGTAACCAAGTAGAGCCATTATCTCAGGACAGCCGATACCTTGTTGCCCCTTATGGAACTTATTGGGCTTGCAGTACTGGGTTGACTCCCTGTGTCTCTACCACTGTTCTCAACACCACCattgacttttgtatattgatagaACTTTGGCCCAAAGTCACATACCACCAACCTGAATATGTTTACAGCGTACTAGAGAAATCAACCCGATATAAGAGGGAGCCAATATCCTTTACCGTGGCCCTATTATTAGGAGGAATAACAGTGGGGGGCATAGCAGCCGGCATAGGGACCGGAACCGTTGCCCTACAGGGAATTAATCATTTTAAGCTTCTACAACAAGCCATGCACACGGATATCCAGGTCCTAGAAGAGTCAGTCAGTGCACTCGAGAAATCCTTAACATCACTCTCTGAGGTGGTCCTGCAAAACAGACGAggattagatttattatttttacaggaAGGGGGGCTATGTGCTGCCCTCAAGGAAGAATGCTGCTTTTATGCAGATCATACAGGAATAGTTAGGGACAGCATGGCCAAACTTAGGGAGAGGCTAAAACAGAGGCAACAGCTATTTGAGTCTCAACAAGGATGGTTCGAAGGATGGTTCGCTAAGTCCCCCTGGTTGACTACCCTTATATCCACGCTCATGGGACCTCTGGTTATTCTATTTTTGATCCTCATATTTGGTCCCTGCATTCTGAACAAACTGACTCAATTCATCAGAGAACGACTATCTGTTATACAGGCCTTAGTCTTAACTCAACAATACCACCAGCTAAAGCAAATAGATCCAGAGTATCCAGAGACCTCTGAATGAAAGATTCCATTCAGTtacaagagaaatgggggaatgaaagacccctgtcccttagccctttctttctcaagtttgtctcctcttcctcctgtcggcggcttccccgatccccacccccggtggcctttccccgcccggcccgagaacaagcaccgggtggggccggcccgagaatgagcaccaggtgggccagccCGAGAATGAGCACcgggtgggccggcacgagggcgagcaccaggtgggtcagcacgagaacaaacaccgagtgagccggcctggagccctgcccctgagcccccgccccgcccgaagagaaacactccgtcccaaggtctccgcccccaaggtcagccatcaggaaaggggggggaattgagtctgctgtaccagacaccagaccttgagaatatgctgatctggaatggctctgtgtctcatttgaaccatccaatggaaatgattctgtatttcgcctcatttgaaagactctgtgtttcacctcatttgaataactctgtactttgcctcatttgaataaccctgtatagcgcctcatatacattgaccaatgggaatagctctgtataatgcctcattagaattatccaatcgaatccctgctcctagcttgcgcctttttccctatataaggacccctttcccttggctcgaggcgcttagccacacaaaggctaagtcgccccgggtacccgagtctccaataaagcctcttgttttttgcatccagttcgtggcctcgctgattcctgggtgtgtgggtctccctctacgaaagtgcctcttcgggggtctttcaactgaacaactgaaaacactagagcaaaaagaagcaaactcaccaaggaggagtagacgccaggaaataatcaacctgagagctgaaatcaataaagtagaaactaggaaaacattacaaagaatcaatgaaacaaagagttggttctttgagaagatcaacaagatagacaaacctctagccaaactaaccaaaaggcagagagagagcacactaattaacaaaatcagaaacgaaaagggggatataacaacggacactgtggaaatccagagaatctttaggtcatactttgaaaatctgtactccacaaaattcgaaaatctaatggaaatggacagtttcctggataaatatcacttaccaaaattaaatcaagatcagataaacaatttaaatcgacccataacccctaatgaaatagaagcagtcatcaaaagcctcccaaccaaaaaaagcccaggaccagatggcttcactgcagaattctaccagaaattcaaacaagagctgataccaatactcctcaaactgttccgcacaatagaagcagatgggatattgccaaactctttctatgaggctacaatcactttgatacccaaagactaagaaagagaactacagaccaatatctctcatgaacattgatgctaaaatactcaataaaatattggctaatcgaatccaagaacatatcagaaaaatcatccaccacgatcaagtgggcttcatcccagggatgcaaggatggttcaatatacgaaaaaccatcaatgtaatccaccatataaacaaactgaaaaagaaaaaccacatgatcatctcactagatgctgaaaaggcctttgacaaaatccaacatcccttcatgataaagatcttggagagaacaggaataacaggaacatatctaaacatgataaacgcgatatacaccaaaccaatagccaacatcaaactaaatggagagaaactcaaagcatttcctctaaaatcaggaacaagacaaggatgtccactctctccatacctcttcaatattgtacttgaagttctagctagagcaataagacaagatcaggatatcaaagggatacaaattggaaaggacgaagtcaaactttcactatttgcagatgacatgatagtctacataagtgacccaaaaaactctaccaggaaactcctacagctgataaacaccttcagcaaggtagcaggatacaaaattaacttaaataaatctgtagccctactgtatacagatgataaactcaatgagaaagaaatcatggaaacatcacctttcacaatatccacaagcaacattaaatatctgggggtaacactaaccaaaaaagtgaaagacctgtacaataagaactttgagactttaaagaaagaaattaaagaagataccagaaagtggaaagatctcccgtgctcttggataggcagaattaacatagtaaaaatggcaatcctaccaaaagcaatctacagattcaacgtaatccccatcaaaatcccaacacagtttttcacagacattgaaagaacaatactcaactttatatggaaaaataaaaaacccaggatagccaaaacaactctttacaataaaagatcttctggaggcatcaccatccctgacttcaagctctactatagagccatagttctgaaaacagcttggtattggcacaagaatagacagatagaccaatggaatcaaattgaagacccagatattaacccacgaacctacgaacaccttatttttgacaaaggtgctaaatccatacaatggaaaaaagatagcatcttcaacaaatggtgctggcacaattggattcgaacatgcagaaaattgcagatagatccatacttgtcaccatgcatgaaacttaagtgcaaatggatcaaagatctctccataaacccagccacactgaatcttttagaagagaaagtgggaacaacccttgaacaaattggcacaggagaacgattcctgaacatcacgccagaagcacagacactgaggtctgcaatcaataaatgggacctcctgaaactgagaagcttctgtaaggcaaaggacacagtcagtaagacaaaacgaccacccacagaatgggaaaaatcttcaccagccccacatctgacagaggactgatttccaaaatatacaaggagctcaagaagctagccaccaaaacaccatacaatgaaattaaaaagtggggtgcagaactaaacagagatttttcaacagaggaatctgaaatggctgaaagacacttaagaaagtgctcaaaatccttggccatcagagaaatgcaactcaaaacaactctgagataccacctcacacctgtcagaatggctaaaatcaaaaataccaatgacaacctatgctggagaggttgtggagaagaaggaacactcctccattgctggtgggagtgtgaacttgtaagaccactttggaaatcagtatggcggttgctcagaaaaatgggaatcaatctacctcaagatccagccattcctctcttgggtatatacccaaatactgcttgtccatacaacaaggacatatgttcaaccatgttcatagcagcattgtttgtaatagccagaacctggaaacaacctagatgcccctcaactgaagaatggaaagagaaaatgtggtacatttatacaatggagtactactcagcagaaaaagcaatggaatcttgaaattcgcaggcaaatggatggaactagaagaaaccatcctgagtga
The DNA window shown above is from Cricetulus griseus strain 17A/GY chromosome 3, alternate assembly CriGri-PICRH-1.0, whole genome shotgun sequence and carries:
- the LOC113834829 gene encoding MLV-related proviral Env polyprotein-like, whose protein sequence is MDRTPHSKSFKDKTLSYTLLLIGCLFTPHVATNPHRVYNITWKIANLGTGEIANLSTYIGTLHDGFPPLYVDLCDLVGSDWDPSDQEPFPGYGCHHPGGRIGTRSKDFYVCPGHKPTHGCGGPQEGYCARWGCETTGEAYWKPSSSWDFITLKRREIPGYAGKGPWRCGQRACGPCYDSAGGGGFQGATPGGKCNPLILRFTDAGKRTTWDSPKVWGLRLHRTGKDPVTLFSLYRQITPLSQQSVGPNIVIADQRSPTHFQVPKPPTVPKAITPTPGAVTFSPTPDALNIEITRDPPGTRDRLLQLIQGVYQALNFSDPNKTQECWLCLVSRPPYYEGVAILGNYSNQTSAPTSCGAAMQHKLTISEVSGKGLCIGRIPSSHQELCNQVEPLSQDSRYLVAPYGTYWACSTGLTPCVSTTVLNTTIDFCILIELWPKVTYHQPEYVYSVLEKSTRYKREPISFTVALLLGGITVGGIAAGIGTGTVALQGINHFKLLQQAMHTDIQVLEESVSALEKSLTSLSEVVLQNRRGLDLLFLQEGGLCAALKEECCFYADHTGIVRDSMAKLRERLKQRQQLFESQQGWFEGWFAKSPWLTTLISTLMGPLVILFLILIFGPCILNKLTQFIRERLSVIQALVLTQQYHQLKQIDPEYPETSE